CTTTTCATCGCAAGTAGAATCGTATAAGCCTGATATAGAGACCTCTTATTATCAGTATACGAATTTAACTTATCAATAAGTTGCTCCATCAGGCCAACGTCTATATGTTCTAATCCATAGTCTTTTATCGCAAGTGACCAAAATATTCGAAGTAATATAGTGTCATTCTTAATACTCTTTGTATATTCCAAAATGAGGTCGAACAGCCTGGGATAATTAACATTTGGTGCACAAATGGCAAAGGCCCAAGAAGATATGGCTATGGATTCCAAGAGAATTCTCGTGTAGTTTGATGTAATAAGTTTCTCTAAGTATGTGGAATATAAGTTTGCAAATGTATCAAACAGATCCTTGTGGAATATTTGGTTACTTCCCAGGAACCGAAAATAACTTATCCACATTCTATTGTTAATAGGGAATAACTTTCTATTCATTATTTCTTTCACAATATGCGCATAAAATGTATGAAGCTTCACTTTTGGCAAGTAGAATACTTCTAGGATAGCTGATAACTCCCTTGCATCCTTTATGTCTTTTAGCTCCGAGTATCCACGTTTAGAAATGATATCTTGTAGTATCATATCAGTCCTTTTAATCCTAATAGCGTGTCTTGAAGCTTCAGCTATCTCAAAAAGGGTCATATTTTGGTGATTATCAATGATCATCTTTGTGCTATAGATATGAATGCATCGAACGGGTGTGTAATAGCCATTATTTGTAGCGCAATGTAGTCGTTCAAATATCCTATGAATATTTGAGCCAAtgtttttatcatttaaTTTATCAAAAGATCTAACATTTTTCCCGGTTATTTTTGCCCTTCTTATACACTTTATAGTCTCATTACCCATTTGATCACAAATCGTGCCAAGTGCATTAGGGTTGCCTACCGTATACCTACTGTAGATTGACCCCGTCGATTCAAACGCTCTAGGAACATGACTAGTGTCTATGCCGTATTTTCTAGGGATTCCACTTGTTAATACACCTACCAATTTGGAATATCTTCTCTCATTACCCATCAATAGAGTCGTTGATTCCACACATGTTTGCCGAAACATGGCTCTCTTAGGATAAACCTTAAAGCCTACCATTTCCGCCAAAGTCCGGGGGAACTTGGAGTTTCTAGAGAGCAGTTATTAATGAAGTTTTAGCACACCAAAGTACATTCCTGTATAGTTAAACCAGGGAATACCGTCAGAGATCCATCATCTAGAATCAAGAGCGTATTCCGATCAACCCCGAAGAGTGCTCTTTATACAGACCACTTCATAGGGCATGTTTTGGGTTATGGATCCTTCTGGAGCATATCCTTTCAATTTCACACTTGT
This region of Theileria equi strain WA chromosome 1, complete sequence genomic DNA includes:
- a CDS encoding hypothetical protein (encoded by transcript BEWA_022330A): MGNETIKCIRRAKITGKNVRSFDKLNDKNIGSNIHRIFERLHCATNNGYYTPVRCIHIYSTKMIIDNHQNMTLFEIAEASRHAIRIKRTDMILQDIISKRGYSELKDIKDARELSAILEVFYLPKVKLHTFYAHIVKEIMNRKLFPINNRMWISYFRFLGSNQIFHKDLFDTFANLYSTYLEKLITSNYTRILLESIAISSWAFAICAPNVNYPRLFDLILEYTKSIKNDTILLRIFWSLAIKDYGLEHIDVGLMEQLIDKLNSYTDNKRSLYQAYTILLAMKSKGIDVEKLVERCRGLLRDINYDEQFNKVSKSQRYVSDVLARLRVPHKLETFTDSLISIDIAICGESEKIAIEVDGPYHYILNCETMDTSMRTGTTLLKERLLKSDGWIVISTPPVTLDDRVDVEISKLDNAYRNLLLNSGSKYLNKLLG